Proteins encoded by one window of Sardina pilchardus chromosome 7, fSarPil1.1, whole genome shotgun sequence:
- the acvrl1 gene encoding serine/threonine-protein kinase receptor R3 gives MGEVAILKALLATAWLLCVLADQITDYSSTVSGPSRRVTCACENRPNCEGTCSGYVCFFSVVQGSQSKGCFEREQYEQCHTGRIPGLYINCCTDDMCNAHLTEPKEPEVKPPAGDTGSDSLIMLVAVPLLVLLIVAMATCALVLWLRYRNPRYRLARDDDDATMMKIPAGADPNYGDIFDEFCTSGSGTGLPYLVQRTMARQISLVECVGKGRYGEVWRGTWTGESVAVKIFSSRDEQSWFRETEIYNTVQLRHDNILGFIASDMTSKNSSTQLWLITHFHELGSLYDYLQYSSLDPEGCLRMCLSVASGLVHLHTEILSTQGKPAIAHRDLKSRNILVKRNGQCCIADLGLAVIHSQSNDYLDVGNNPRVGTKRYMAPEVLDESIRVDVFESYKQTDIWALGLVLWEITRRTVVNGIVEEYRPPFFDVVPSDPSFEEMRKVVCVDQYRPSLHNRLCSHPILTTIAKVMKECWFQSPPARLTALRVRKTLSKLDQDTDQSIDKLKQDV, from the exons ATGGGGGAAGTTGCTATACTCAAGGCCCTGCTTGCCACAGCGTGGCTACTATGTGTTCTCGCAG ATCAGATAACAGATTACTCATCCACAG TGTCTGGCCCCAGTCGGCGGGTGACGTGTGCGTGCGAAAACCGCCCAAACTGCGAAGGCACTTGCTCCGGCTACGTGTGCTTCTTCAGCGTGGTCCAAGGCTCCCAGTCCAAGGGCTGCTTCGAGCGGGAACAATATGAGCAGTGCCACACGGGGCGCATCCCAGGCCTGTACATCAACTGCTGCACCGATGACATGTGCAATGCCCACCTCACCGAGCCCAAAGAACCAG AGGTGAAGCCCCCCGCCGGCGACACAGGTTCAGACAGCTTGATCATGCTGGTGGCCGTGcctctgctggtgctgctgatcGTTGCCATGGCCACGTGTGCCCTGGTGCTGTGGCTGCGCTACCGCAATCCCCGCTACAGACTCGCCAGGGATGACGACGACGCCACCATGATGAAGATCCCCGCAGGAGCTGACCCCAACTACGGG GACATCTTTGATGAGTTCTGCACCTCTGGCAGTGGTACAGGGCTGCCTTATCTGGTGCAGAGAACGATGGCTCGACAGATTTCACTTGTGGAGTGTGTTG GTAAAGGCCGTTATGGAGAAGTGTGGAGAGGCACGTGGACGGGTGAGAGTGTGGCTGTAAAGATCTTCTCCTCTCGGGACGAGCAGTCCTGGTTCCGTGAGACTGAGATCTACAACACTGTTCAGCTCAGACATGACAACATCCTGG GCTTCATTGCGTCAGACATGACGTCCAAGAACTCCAGCACGCAGCTGTGGCTGATCACACACTTCCACGAGCTGGGCTCGCTCTACGACTACCTGCAGTACAGCAGCCTGGACCCCGAGGGCTGCCTGCGCATGTGCCTGTCTGTGGCCAGTGGCCTGGTGCACCTGCACACCGAGATCCTCAGCACGCAGGGCAAGCCGGCCATCGCCCACCGAGACCTCAAGAGCCGCAACATCCTGGTCAAGAGGAACGGCCAGTGCTGCATCGCCGACCTGG GCCTGGCCGTCATCCACTCTCAGAGCAATGACTACCTGGATGTGGGCAACAACCCTCGTGTGGGCACCAAGCGCTACATGGCGCCGGAGGTGCTAGACGAGAGCATCCGAGTGGACGTCTTCGAGTCTTACAAGCAGACGGACATTTGGGCCCTCGGCCTGGTGCTGTGGGAGATCACCCGCCGGACCGTCGTAAATG GAATCGTGGAGGAGTACCGCCCTCCCTTCTTTGACGTGGTGCCCTCCGATCCCAGCTTTGAGGAGATGagaaaagttgtgtgtgtggaccagtaTAGGCCAAGTCTGCACAACAGGCTGTGCTCCCATCcg atCCTGACCACCATAGCAAAGGTCATGAAAGAGTGCTGGTTCCAGAGCCCCCCAGCACGTTTGACCGCTCTCCGTGTGCGCAAGACCCTCTCCAAGCTGGACCAGGACACAGACCAGAGCATAGACAAGCTCAAACAGGATGTCtga